The window ATGGTAATTGCAAGGACTGCTCTGATTGCAGCGCTATATTTTGTTTTAACTGCGTTTTTCCCAGCTATATCATATGGACCACTGCAGATAAGAATATCAGAGGCACTTGCTCTTCTTCCTGCATTGATGCCAGTATCAGCCACTATAGGTTTGTTTATAGGGTGTTTTTTAGCAAACCTATATGGAATGGCAGTAAGTATAACAGGTGTATATGATGTTATTTTTGGTTCTCTTGCAACACTGGTAGCTGCGCTGCTTACAACCAGATTAAAGAAAAAACCTTTTTTACCTCTGCCCACTATTATAGTAAATGCTGTTGTTGTATCAGCTTATATATGGCAGTATTTTATAAACAGCTTAAAAATTGAATGGTTGAAGAATCTAAATCCAATTATCAGGTATCTTTTTACAGTAGTGTCTATTGGAACGGGAGAGGCAATTGCCACATACTTTTTAGGTCTGCCTTTATTTTTGGCACTTGAAAAACAGCTAAAAGGAAAAAATCTTTTATAAGATTCTAAACGAGTGGAGCCTTGTGTGTAAATAATGGCTCCACTTTTTTGTTGCCTTTTCAGATCTTTTGTAATATAATATAACATGATATCTATTCATCACTTCATTATGATAAAGTAATGAAAGGAAGAATAAAATGAGCAAAAAGTTTGTGCATTACTTTCCTCCAGTGTCTGATACCTTAGAGGAGGTAAGAGAA is drawn from Caldicellulosiruptor diazotrophicus and contains these coding sequences:
- a CDS encoding QueT transporter family protein, producing MKSKIEIDSMVIARTALIAALYFVLTAFFPAISYGPLQIRISEALALLPALMPVSATIGLFIGCFLANLYGMAVSITGVYDVIFGSLATLVAALLTTRLKKKPFLPLPTIIVNAVVVSAYIWQYFINSLKIEWLKNLNPIIRYLFTVVSIGTGEAIATYFLGLPLFLALEKQLKGKNLL